The Leptospira harrisiae sequence GTAGTTCCGAACCTTTTGTATATCCTAACTGAGAAAGACGTTCATATGTTTTTTTTCCAATTCCAAAAAAACTATATAAAGGAATATCATCTAAAAACTTTTTTTCTTCACCAGGTAATACCACATATAGTCCGTTAGGTTTGTTTTTTTCAGAGGCCATTTTTGCCAAAAATTTATTTTGGGCGACCCCTGCAGAACAAGTAAGTCCTGTTTGATCAAATATTTTTTTCCTAATTTCTTTTGCGATCGTACTCGCAAGTGGAATTTCTAATTTGTTTGATGTGACGTCTAAATATGCTTCGTCCAAGGACAATGGTTCCACCAAATCGGTATATTCCAAAAATATGGAACGGATTTCTTTGGAGATGGATTTATAAACTTCAAACCTTGGGGGAGTAAAAATTGCATCCGGACAAAGTTTATATGCCTGAAAACAAGAAATGGCAGAGCGGACACCAAACTTTCGTGCCTCGTAACTTGCCGCACAGACAACTCCCCTTGAATGCGGAGAACCACCCACAACAACTGGTTTTCCTCTCATTTCAGGGAAGTCTCTTTGTTCTACTGATGCATAAAATGCGTCCATATCGATATGGATGATCTTTTTCATTTCTCTTTTCTTACTTGAATCAAACTAAATCAAAAATCTCTTGCCAAATGTTTTTTGCAACGAATCCTTCATGAATTGTGAACACAAAACAAGCTCCGAAAATTTTGGTAGTCGATGATAACGAAACCAATATTGAAATTATCACTCATATTTTACTTGGACAAGGATATGAAGTAGCGGTTGCTTACGATGGTGAATATGCTTTGGAACTGGCGGAAGCACTTGACTTTGACTTAATTTTACTTGACATTTTGTTACCAGGGATCAGCGGGCTTGACGTAGCCAAACGTTTGCTTGTCATGGAAAGATCAAAAAACACCCCGATTCTATTTTTATCTGCTCTCAACGAAACAAGCGATATAGTCAAAGGGTTAGAAACTGGCGCAGTTGATTATATCACAAAACCATTTCAAGAATCCGAAATTTTAGCTAGGATTCGCACTCATATCAAAATTAAAACTTTAGAAAAAGAAAGAATCGACCTTTTACAAGCCATCCAAAAAGATTTGGAACTCGCGAAGTCAAACCAAGAGAATTTAGTGACTTTTCAATTCCCGCCTTCACCACTCTATCAAATTTATACATCTTACAAACCTATGGAACTGGTCGGAGGAGATTTGATCACCTATGATTTGTTACCTTCTGGTGATTTAGACATCCTCTTTGGAGATGTGACAGGGCATGGGATTGCCGCTGCGATGGTTTCTCTTATGGCTATCATCACTTTCAAAACCATGGATAAATCTTTTTTATCACCAAGCGAAAGTTTATATTGGATTCATAGTACACTTACACCTCTCATTAGTACTCATTTTATCAGTGCAATCTACTTACGATACAAAGCCGAAGAAAATCTTTTGTCTTACTCAATGGCTGGGCACCATCATATGTTTTTGATCCGAGAGAAAGAGATCATTAAACTTGGAACAAAGGGATTTTGTTTAATGATGTTCCCTGACCAACTCAATGCAGAAAACGAAGACATTTTTTTAATCTCAGGGGATAGGTTATTTTTGTTTTCTGACGGGATGTTTGAAGTTCCCAATGAAAATGAAGAATACTTAGGAGATCAAAAATTCGCTGAACTGATAGAAACTAGAATTCATCTTCCTTCCAAAGAATTTTTGGAATCAATCCAGGATGAAGTTTTGGTTTATTCTGGTGGGAAAGTAGCAGACGATATGACTATGTTACTTTTGGAAATCAAATGATCGATGAATTGTTAGCAATTTTAATTGCTTCTGGTTTATTGTTTGTGGCCTATTATTATCACAATGCATACAGAAGGGAAAAAAAACTTAGGCTGATACTTTTTAGAAAAAATTTAAGTAATTCGGAAGAAATTGAACGCACCATTCGCGAAAAAGAGAAACAATACCAAGACATTTATGATACTGCGAACTCAATTATCATTCGCTGGAGCCCTGATTTTAAAATCCATTCCATAAATCCGTATGCAGAAGAATTTTTTCAAATAGTTAAAGAAGCGGCAGAAGGCAAAGATGTTGTTTTGGATTTATTCCATATCCCATTTGATAAATCAAATGAAGTAAAATCACAGTTGTGGAATATTTTTCACAGACCAGAACAAAATATCCGTCAAGAATATGATGTATTCATTGGTGAGAATGACAAACGCACTGTTACATGGTCGAATCGAATTTTAAAAAATGAATTTGGATATCCATACGAGGTTTTATCCATCGGAAACGATATCACAAACAGAAAAATAGCAGAAGAAAATTTAATGAAATCCTATGAAAGGATTTTAGACCTTTATAACAATGCACCTTGCGGTTACCACTCACTCGACAAGGACAATACTATCGTTTCTATTAACGATACAGAACTTGAATGGTTGGGTTACAATAGAGAAGAAATAGTTGGAAATTTTAAATTCAGCAATTTACTCACTGAAAGTAGCCAAGATAAATATAAACTCATCACTGACTCTTTTCCAAACGAAAACTTAACAGGTGTAGAATTAGAATTTGTAAGAAAGGACAAATCAACTTTTTTTGTTAGCTTAAACTCTACAGCCACCTTTGACAGAGCTGGAAATTTTGTTATTAGTAAGTCAACTGTATTTGATATCACCGATCGTAAACTAGCAGAAGATAAATTAAACGATTATTCACAAAAAATCCAATTACAAAACAAACGTCTGCAAAAAGCAGTAGAAGCGGCGATCAAGGCAAATCGGTCTAAGTCAGTTTTCTTTTCTAAAATTACACATGAACTTAGGACTCCCCTACATGCAGTGATTGGATTTTCACAAATATTAGAAAAGGATCCAAACCTCCCTAATCATCTAAAAGGTTATGTGAATTCATTGTATGAAAACGGAGTCCATCTTCTAGGAATGATCAATGATATTTTGGACTTATCAAAAATTGAAGCTGGGAAAATGACAGAAACCAGAGAATCTTTTTCCTTGGTTCAACTTTGGGACACTTTGTTCTCTATGTTTTCCTATCGATTTTCTGAAAAATCTATCAGTTTTGAACTTTTGAATGCGACAACTATTGATTCTTGTTATTATGAATCAGATCTTCAAAAGATTCGCCAAATACTAGTTAATCTACTAGGAAATGCATTAAAGTTCACAAACCAAGGTTCTGTCAGTTTGGAAATTAAAATTACAAAAAATTCAGAACATTCATTTGATATGGTACAGTTTGTTGTCAAAGATACGGGAATCGGGATTCCCAATGACCAACTGCATTCAATTTTTGAAGCCTTCCAACAAACGGAACAAGGGAGTTCATATAAGGAAGGAACAGGACTTGGCCTCTCCATCTGTCACCAGTTAGTTGAATTTTTAAGTGGAACAATTTATGTAAAAAGCACAATTGGGGAAGGTTCTGAGTTTGGATTTGAAATTCCATTAACGCGATTAG is a genomic window containing:
- the dinB gene encoding DNA polymerase IV encodes the protein MKKIIHIDMDAFYASVEQRDFPEMRGKPVVVGGSPHSRGVVCAASYEARKFGVRSAISCFQAYKLCPDAIFTPPRFEVYKSISKEIRSIFLEYTDLVEPLSLDEAYLDVTSNKLEIPLASTIAKEIRKKIFDQTGLTCSAGVAQNKFLAKMASEKNKPNGLYVVLPGEEKKFLDDIPLYSFFGIGKKTYERLSQLGYTKGSELRKAEESFLVGEFGKMGAVFYRMARGLDDREVVPFRDPKSIGVETTFSHDSDDFAYLLLTLENLSKELELRMGRKNKQGKTLTLKIKYEDFTVKQKSISSESVFYLADNLFQQSSNLLATAWKENTEPMKKIRLLGISVTNFPSDTKNEDQPSLFG
- a CDS encoding PP2C family protein-serine/threonine phosphatase; the protein is MNTKQAPKILVVDDNETNIEIITHILLGQGYEVAVAYDGEYALELAEALDFDLILLDILLPGISGLDVAKRLLVMERSKNTPILFLSALNETSDIVKGLETGAVDYITKPFQESEILARIRTHIKIKTLEKERIDLLQAIQKDLELAKSNQENLVTFQFPPSPLYQIYTSYKPMELVGGDLITYDLLPSGDLDILFGDVTGHGIAAAMVSLMAIITFKTMDKSFLSPSESLYWIHSTLTPLISTHFISAIYLRYKAEENLLSYSMAGHHHMFLIREKEIIKLGTKGFCLMMFPDQLNAENEDIFLISGDRLFLFSDGMFEVPNENEEYLGDQKFAELIETRIHLPSKEFLESIQDEVLVYSGGKVADDMTMLLLEIK
- a CDS encoding PAS domain-containing sensor histidine kinase, whose translation is MIDELLAILIASGLLFVAYYYHNAYRREKKLRLILFRKNLSNSEEIERTIREKEKQYQDIYDTANSIIIRWSPDFKIHSINPYAEEFFQIVKEAAEGKDVVLDLFHIPFDKSNEVKSQLWNIFHRPEQNIRQEYDVFIGENDKRTVTWSNRILKNEFGYPYEVLSIGNDITNRKIAEENLMKSYERILDLYNNAPCGYHSLDKDNTIVSINDTELEWLGYNREEIVGNFKFSNLLTESSQDKYKLITDSFPNENLTGVELEFVRKDKSTFFVSLNSTATFDRAGNFVISKSTVFDITDRKLAEDKLNDYSQKIQLQNKRLQKAVEAAIKANRSKSVFFSKITHELRTPLHAVIGFSQILEKDPNLPNHLKGYVNSLYENGVHLLGMINDILDLSKIEAGKMTETRESFSLVQLWDTLFSMFSYRFSEKSISFELLNATTIDSCYYESDLQKIRQILVNLLGNALKFTNQGSVSLEIKITKNSEHSFDMVQFVVKDTGIGIPNDQLHSIFEAFQQTEQGSSYKEGTGLGLSICHQLVEFLSGTIYVKSTIGEGSEFGFEIPLTRLENIPKDLIQKSKIGPIHTKELGEITKQDDSEVEFVQNFLNASPQNLKKEILQLIRIQNFGQLIGVLDAIQTEDKGKQILEQKVKNKKYKFLIDLVQSSNPLE